One part of the Silurus meridionalis isolate SWU-2019-XX chromosome 26, ASM1480568v1, whole genome shotgun sequence genome encodes these proteins:
- the atp6ap2 gene encoding renin receptor isoform X2 — MNSAALFVTFAALAGVLGDQLTVLRSPQYVNFRSGKWPLAGEKIPDLVALTMGFSIRQDLEWPGLAVGSLFQRPRANALITVRGIDSLDLPSNISSYPLENSVPFTLDSVANSIHTLFAESTPVVLQLAPSEERLYMMGMANTVFEDLPVTLQQIRTRLSQEGSVLPSLPLNSLSRNNEADLLFLSEIQVLHDISALLMRHRHLAKDQAPDLFSLELAGMEELSRRYGSDSPQFQDGREILVAALQKFAEDVFGVYSSNAVVEVVTVQTFETPLIRKSRSILQAKQSNPGNPYNLAYKYNFDYAVVFNIVLWLMIVLALAVIVISYNLWNMDPGYDSIIYRMTNQKIRMD, encoded by the exons ATGAACAGCGCAGCGCTTTTCGTCACGTTTGCCGCTTTGGCAG GTGTTTTGGGGGACCAGCTGACGGTGCTGCGGAGCCCCCAGTATGTGAACTTCAGATCAGGGAAATGGCCGCTTGCTGGAGAGAAGATCCCGGACCTGGTGGCGCTCACCATGGGCTTCTCGATCCGCCAG GATCTGGAATGGCCCGGTTTGGCAGTAGGTTCTCTGTTCCAGCGTCCGCGCGCCAACGCCTTGATCACGGTCCGGGGAATCGACAGTTTGGATCTCCCCTCTAATATCTCCTCGTACCCCCTGGAAAAT TCGGTGCCCTTCACCCTGGACAGCGTTGCGAACTCCATCCACACCCTGTTTGCTGAGAGCACTCCGGTGGTCCTGCAGCTCGCCCCCAGCGAGGAG aggctGTACATGATGGGCATGGCCAACACGGTGTTTGAGGATTTGCCCGTCACTCTGCAGCAGATCCGCACTCGTCTGTCACAGGAGGGTTCGGTCCTGCCTTCACTCCCACTCAACTCACTGAGCCGTAACAAtgag GCTGATCTGCTCTTCCTGTCCGAGATACAAGTCCTACATGATATTTCTGCTCTG CTGATGAGACACAGGCACTTGGCTAAAGACCAGGCTCCTGATCTGTTCAGTCTGGAGCTGGCCGGTATGGAGGAACTCTCCCGCCGCTACGGCTCAGACTCCCCTCAGTTCCAGGACGGCCGTGAGATTCTGGTAGCTGCGCTGCagaag TTCGCTGAGGACGTCTTCGGCGTGTACAGCAGCAACgcggtggtggaggtggtgacgGTGCAAACGTTCGAGACGCCGCTCATCAGGAAGTCACGCTCCATCCTGCAGGCTAAACAG AGTAACCCAGGAAACCCCTACAACCTGGCCTACAAGTACAACTTCGATTATGCCGTGGTGTTCAACATCGTGCTGTGGCTCATGATCGTGTTGGCTCTCGCCGTCATCGTCATCTCCTACAACCTGTGGAACATGGACCCGGGCTACGACAGCATCATCTACAGGATGACCAATCAGAAGATCCGCATGGACTAA
- the LOC124379999 gene encoding uncharacterized protein LOC124379999 isoform X1, producing the protein MKTVLLFYLLVCCGADINFTEKLVDLGQNVTLQCEVAVRHVSWFLMKPSEPPVYVLRSYSSKILVPHYSNRTFSKIFSLQQNSSLFIHNISTNELGVYHCIHCGSPPNISRGIRLYTQNHAAGCLENLHTSGLKNQTSKPDHQQSEENGLTLLPFLIVSVIINCTLVITVTVFVGRCCRRPPKTREQPSDPGVQSGQNSAELVYSQVKFVSNKKRAKTKNLNSTYALLHLPNQ; encoded by the exons ATGAAGACTGTTCTTTTGTTCT aTCTTCTTGTGTGCTGTGGAGCTGATATAAATTTCACAGAGAAGTTGGTGGATTTGGGACAAAATGTGACTTTACAGTGTGAAGTGGCTGTAAGACATGTGTCCTGGTTCCTGATGAAGCCGTCAGAACCTCCAGTGTATGTTTTACGCTCTTACTCAAGTAAAATTCTGGTGCCACATTACAGTAACCGGACCTTCAGCAAGATTTTCTCACTGCAACAAAACAGCagtttatttatacacaatatcAGTACTAATGAATTAGGAGTGTATCATTGTATTCATTGTGGTTCACCTCCTAACATCAGCCGTGGAATCAGACTTTACACCCAGAATCATGCAGCTg GCTGCTTGGAGAATTTACACA CTTCAGGTTTAAAAAATCAGACGAGTAAACCTGACCATCAGCAGAGTGAAGAGAATGGATTGACCCTTTTGCCGTTTCTCATCGTATcagtaataataaactgcactCTGGTCATCACAGTTACAG TTTTTGTGGGCCGTTGCTGCCGAAGGCCTCCGAAAACCCGAGAGCAGCCTTCAGATCCAGGCGTACAGTCGGGTCAGAACAGCGCCGAGCTCGTG TACTCACAGGTGAAGTTCGTCTCGAATAAAAAACGCGCCAAGACCAAGAACCTCAACAGCACGTACGCTCTCCTACACCTCCCGAACCAGTGA
- the LOC124379999 gene encoding uncharacterized protein LOC124379999 isoform X2, which yields MKTVLLFYLLVCCGADINFTEKLVDLGQNVTLQCEVAVRHVSWFLMKPSEPPVYVLRSYSSKILVPHYSNRTFSKIFSLQQNSSLFIHNISTNELGVYHCIHCGSPPNISRGIRLYTQNHAAASGLKNQTSKPDHQQSEENGLTLLPFLIVSVIINCTLVITVTVFVGRCCRRPPKTREQPSDPGVQSGQNSAELVYSQVKFVSNKKRAKTKNLNSTYALLHLPNQ from the exons ATGAAGACTGTTCTTTTGTTCT aTCTTCTTGTGTGCTGTGGAGCTGATATAAATTTCACAGAGAAGTTGGTGGATTTGGGACAAAATGTGACTTTACAGTGTGAAGTGGCTGTAAGACATGTGTCCTGGTTCCTGATGAAGCCGTCAGAACCTCCAGTGTATGTTTTACGCTCTTACTCAAGTAAAATTCTGGTGCCACATTACAGTAACCGGACCTTCAGCAAGATTTTCTCACTGCAACAAAACAGCagtttatttatacacaatatcAGTACTAATGAATTAGGAGTGTATCATTGTATTCATTGTGGTTCACCTCCTAACATCAGCCGTGGAATCAGACTTTACACCCAGAATCATGCAGCTg CTTCAGGTTTAAAAAATCAGACGAGTAAACCTGACCATCAGCAGAGTGAAGAGAATGGATTGACCCTTTTGCCGTTTCTCATCGTATcagtaataataaactgcactCTGGTCATCACAGTTACAG TTTTTGTGGGCCGTTGCTGCCGAAGGCCTCCGAAAACCCGAGAGCAGCCTTCAGATCCAGGCGTACAGTCGGGTCAGAACAGCGCCGAGCTCGTG TACTCACAGGTGAAGTTCGTCTCGAATAAAAAACGCGCCAAGACCAAGAACCTCAACAGCACGTACGCTCTCCTACACCTCCCGAACCAGTGA
- the atp6ap2 gene encoding renin receptor isoform X1, with translation MNSAALFVTFAALAAGVLGDQLTVLRSPQYVNFRSGKWPLAGEKIPDLVALTMGFSIRQDLEWPGLAVGSLFQRPRANALITVRGIDSLDLPSNISSYPLENSVPFTLDSVANSIHTLFAESTPVVLQLAPSEERLYMMGMANTVFEDLPVTLQQIRTRLSQEGSVLPSLPLNSLSRNNEADLLFLSEIQVLHDISALLMRHRHLAKDQAPDLFSLELAGMEELSRRYGSDSPQFQDGREILVAALQKFAEDVFGVYSSNAVVEVVTVQTFETPLIRKSRSILQAKQSNPGNPYNLAYKYNFDYAVVFNIVLWLMIVLALAVIVISYNLWNMDPGYDSIIYRMTNQKIRMD, from the exons ATGAACAGCGCAGCGCTTTTCGTCACGTTTGCCGCTTTGGCAG cAGGTGTTTTGGGGGACCAGCTGACGGTGCTGCGGAGCCCCCAGTATGTGAACTTCAGATCAGGGAAATGGCCGCTTGCTGGAGAGAAGATCCCGGACCTGGTGGCGCTCACCATGGGCTTCTCGATCCGCCAG GATCTGGAATGGCCCGGTTTGGCAGTAGGTTCTCTGTTCCAGCGTCCGCGCGCCAACGCCTTGATCACGGTCCGGGGAATCGACAGTTTGGATCTCCCCTCTAATATCTCCTCGTACCCCCTGGAAAAT TCGGTGCCCTTCACCCTGGACAGCGTTGCGAACTCCATCCACACCCTGTTTGCTGAGAGCACTCCGGTGGTCCTGCAGCTCGCCCCCAGCGAGGAG aggctGTACATGATGGGCATGGCCAACACGGTGTTTGAGGATTTGCCCGTCACTCTGCAGCAGATCCGCACTCGTCTGTCACAGGAGGGTTCGGTCCTGCCTTCACTCCCACTCAACTCACTGAGCCGTAACAAtgag GCTGATCTGCTCTTCCTGTCCGAGATACAAGTCCTACATGATATTTCTGCTCTG CTGATGAGACACAGGCACTTGGCTAAAGACCAGGCTCCTGATCTGTTCAGTCTGGAGCTGGCCGGTATGGAGGAACTCTCCCGCCGCTACGGCTCAGACTCCCCTCAGTTCCAGGACGGCCGTGAGATTCTGGTAGCTGCGCTGCagaag TTCGCTGAGGACGTCTTCGGCGTGTACAGCAGCAACgcggtggtggaggtggtgacgGTGCAAACGTTCGAGACGCCGCTCATCAGGAAGTCACGCTCCATCCTGCAGGCTAAACAG AGTAACCCAGGAAACCCCTACAACCTGGCCTACAAGTACAACTTCGATTATGCCGTGGTGTTCAACATCGTGCTGTGGCTCATGATCGTGTTGGCTCTCGCCGTCATCGTCATCTCCTACAACCTGTGGAACATGGACCCGGGCTACGACAGCATCATCTACAGGATGACCAATCAGAAGATCCGCATGGACTAA